In Rhipicephalus sanguineus isolate Rsan-2018 unplaced genomic scaffold, BIME_Rsan_1.4 Seq1645, whole genome shotgun sequence, a single window of DNA contains:
- the LOC125756571 gene encoding uncharacterized protein LOC125756571, with translation MEDQGVIRKRLMGRQTRTLLPVPASHLVPETVPNRAVHNRLQEIRQRQRIYYNRRSRNLPALSPGQRVTTYDTHERTWTPAVFLRPAETPRSVVVKTEEGQEIRRTREHLRDSPTHTEESPRDGSERLDDA, from the exons ATGGAGGATCAAGGCGTCATAAGAAAG AGACTGATGGGAAGGCAGACGAGGACCCTGCTGCCCGTACCCGCAAGCCACCTGGTGCCGGAGACTGTGCCCAACCGAGCCGTCCATAACCGTCTCCAGGAAATTCGCCAACGCCAGaggatctactacaatcgccgcTCCAGGAACCTGCCAGCCCTGTCACCTGGCCAGAGGGTGACTACATACGATACCCACGAAAGGACCTGGACACCTGCGGTCTTTCTCAGGCCAGCTGAGACGCCGCGCTCCGTGGTGGTGAAGACTGAGGAGGGCCAGGAAATTAGACGTACTCGCGAGCATCTGCGAGACTCACCTACACATACCGAAGAGAGTCCTCGTGACGGGTCCGAACGACTAGACGACGCCTAG